The proteins below come from a single Benincasa hispida cultivar B227 chromosome 4, ASM972705v1, whole genome shotgun sequence genomic window:
- the LOC120076562 gene encoding sm-like protein LSM3A — protein MATEEESTVKEPLDLIRLSLDERIYVKLRSDRELRGKLHAYDQHLNMILGDVEEIVTTVEIDDETYEEIVRTSRRTVPFLFVRGDGVILVSPPLRTV, from the exons ATGGCGACCGAAGAAGAAAGCACTGTCAAGGAGCCATTGGATCTCATCAGGTTGAGTCTTGACGAGCGTATTTACGTCAAGCTTCGCTCTGACCGCGAACTCCGCGGCAAACTCCAT GCTTATGATCAGCATCTTAATATGATTCTAGGTGATGTTGAAGAAATTGTTACTACAGTAGAAATTGATGATGAGACTTATGAAGAAATTGTTCGG ACATCCAGGCGTACCGTTCCGTTTCTTTTTGTTAGAGGAGATGGTGTCATATTGGTTTCACCTCCACTCAGGACCGTTTAA
- the LOC120076561 gene encoding protein WHAT'S THIS FACTOR 1 homolog, chloroplastic, whose translation MSYKVLQKLRYWDPRFSSPYVLKYFLRNFSLWSMKKDPDLESALSRNRRWIANNQIKNIILRCPDQATPVKFLQKKFKTLDLQGKALNWLKKYPCCFEVYLHNDERYFRLTKRMMALVEEEEAVKDMQEPVVVKRLAKLLMMASNQRLNVVKLGELKQNFGLSDDYLIRIVPKYSDMFRIVNYTGKKNSMEIELISWKPELAISNIESSACKHGVEPAFSCSLPTTWVNSWEKFHEFNASPYVSPYENPAGLVQGTKEMEKRIVGLIHEILSLTLWKKASIIKLGHFSREFGLPLKLNALLLKHPGIFYVSNKYQIYTVVLREGYNGSKLIEKDPLVVVKEKFGELMQEGLHEYNKRHHLMNLEKKRMKGMLLGRSEKNKRKDFEPDDPDGQGNNLGGLLEPEERKRFYQSLFDDGLA comes from the coding sequence ATGTCTTATAAAGTACTGCAGAAGTTGAGGTATTGGGATCCAAGGTTCTCTTCTCCTTATGTCCTCAAATACTTCCTTAGGAACTTTTCTCTATGGTCAATGAAGAAAGATCCAGACCTTGAATCAGCTCTATCTCGTAATCGTCGATGGATTGCCAATAACCAAATCAAGAATATTATCCTTCGTTGTCCTGATCAGGCAACACCTgtaaaatttctccaaaagaagttcaaaacccTCGACCTTCAAGGAAAAGCCCTTAATTGGCTGAAAAAGTATCCTTGCTGCTTTGAAGTTTATCTCCACAATGATGAGCGCTACTTTCGGCTAACAAAGAGGATGATGGCTTTGGTTGAAGAGGAAGAAGCTGTCAAAGATATGCAGGAGCCTGTTGTTGTCAAACGGTTGGCAAAGTTGCTGATGATGGCTTCAAATCAGAGACTAAATGTCGTAAAACTCGGTGAATTAAAGCAGAATTTTGGGCTCTCGGATGACTACTTGATAAGAATTGTACCCAAATATTCAGATATGTTTCGAATTGTAAACTATACTGGGAAAAAGAATTCAATGGAAATAGAATTGATCTCTTGGAAACCCGAGCTAGCAATTTCCAACATAGAATCTTCAGCTTGCAAGCATGGGGTTGAGCCAGCTTTCTCTTGCTCACTGCCAACAACTTGGGTAAATTCATGGGAAAAGTTCCATGAATTTAATGCTTCTCCATATGTGTCACCATACGAAAATCCTGCAGGCTTGGTGCAAGGTacaaaagagatggaaaaaagaaTAGTGGGATTGATTCATGAGATATTGTCATTGACATTATGGAAGAAAGCATCAATTATAAAGCTTGGACATTTCAGCAGGGAATTTGGTCTGCCATTGAAGTTGAATGCATTGCTGCTTAAGCACCCTGGCATATTCTATGTCTCAAACAAGTATCAGATTTACACTGTTGTTCTTAGAGAAGGGTATAATGGatcaaaattaattgagaaagaTCCACTAGTGGTTGTAAAAGAGAAGTTTGGAGAATTGATGCAGGAAGGACTTCATGAATATAACAAGCGACATCATTTGATGAATTTAGAAAAGAAGAGAATGAAGGGAATGCTTTTGGGTAGATCAGAAAAGAACAAGAGGAAAGATTTTGAACCAGATGATCCTGATGGTCAAGGAAACAATCTAGGAGGTTTACTTGAGCCAGAGGAAAGGAAAAGATTCTACCAGTCTCTCTTTGATGATGGTCTTGCATAA